The following are from one region of the Tenacibaculum dicentrarchi genome:
- a CDS encoding glutamine--tRNA ligase/YqeY domain fusion protein — protein sequence MSEEKKSLNFLEQIIEEDLANGMPKESLRFRFPPEPNGYLHIGHTKAIGISFGLGQKYNAPVNLRFDDTNPAKEEQEYVDAIKKDVSWLGYQWENELYSSDYFQQLYDWAVSLIKDGKAYIDSQSSEEMRVQKGTPTQVGTNSPFRNRTVDENLDLFSRMKAGEFEEGTHVLRAKIDMESPNMLMRDPLMYRILKKAHHRTGNDWVIYPMYDWTHGESDYLEQISHSLCSLEFKPHRELYNWFRDNVYEYSKSEFPNAPKQREFSRLNLSYTIMSKRKLLTLVENGIVNGWDDPRMPTISGLRRRGYTPASIRNFIETVGVSKRENVIDVSLLEFKIREDLNKTANRVMGVLDPVKVIIDNYPEDREEILIAENNPEDENAGTRIVPFSREIYIEREDFREEANKKFFRLKLGKEVRLKNAYFITATSCEKDENGKITVIHCTYDPLTKSGSNTEESKRKVKGTLHWVSVKHAVKAEVRVYDRLFSDEAPDAHKDKDFMEFVNPNSLEKITAFVEPSLQTAKIGEQFQFQRLGYFNVDDDSTSENLVFNKTVGLRDNWAKKA from the coding sequence ATGTCAGAAGAAAAAAAATCATTGAATTTTTTAGAGCAAATAATAGAAGAGGATTTGGCAAACGGAATGCCAAAAGAAAGTTTACGTTTTCGTTTTCCTCCAGAACCTAATGGATATTTACATATCGGACACACAAAAGCTATCGGAATTAGTTTCGGTTTAGGGCAGAAATATAATGCTCCTGTAAACTTGCGTTTTGATGATACAAATCCTGCTAAAGAAGAGCAAGAATATGTAGATGCTATTAAAAAAGATGTTAGTTGGTTAGGATATCAATGGGAAAATGAATTATACTCATCTGATTATTTTCAGCAATTATACGATTGGGCTGTTTCACTAATAAAAGACGGAAAAGCGTATATTGATAGTCAATCTTCTGAAGAAATGCGTGTTCAAAAAGGAACGCCAACGCAAGTAGGAACTAACAGTCCTTTTAGAAATAGAACTGTTGATGAAAATTTAGATTTATTCAGCAGAATGAAAGCTGGTGAGTTTGAAGAAGGAACACATGTTTTACGTGCAAAAATTGATATGGAATCGCCAAATATGTTAATGCGTGACCCATTAATGTATCGTATTTTAAAGAAAGCACATCACCGTACAGGTAATGATTGGGTTATTTATCCAATGTACGATTGGACACACGGAGAAAGTGATTATTTAGAGCAAATATCGCACTCATTATGTTCTTTAGAATTTAAACCTCATAGAGAATTATATAACTGGTTTCGTGACAATGTGTACGAATACAGTAAGTCAGAATTTCCAAATGCACCAAAACAACGTGAGTTTTCTCGTTTAAATTTAAGCTACACTATTATGAGTAAGCGTAAGTTATTAACATTGGTAGAAAATGGCATCGTAAACGGATGGGATGACCCAAGAATGCCAACAATTTCTGGATTAAGAAGACGTGGATATACACCTGCTTCAATCCGTAATTTTATTGAAACTGTGGGAGTTTCTAAAAGAGAAAATGTAATTGATGTTTCTTTATTAGAGTTTAAAATTCGTGAAGATTTAAATAAAACTGCCAATAGAGTTATGGGAGTTTTAGATCCTGTAAAAGTAATTATTGATAATTATCCTGAAGATAGAGAAGAAATTCTTATTGCAGAAAATAATCCTGAGGATGAAAACGCTGGTACAAGAATAGTTCCTTTTTCAAGAGAAATTTACATCGAAAGAGAAGATTTTAGAGAAGAAGCTAATAAAAAATTCTTCCGATTAAAATTAGGAAAAGAAGTTCGTTTAAAAAATGCTTATTTTATAACTGCAACAAGTTGTGAAAAAGATGAAAATGGCAAAATTACCGTAATTCACTGTACCTATGACCCATTAACAAAATCGGGTAGTAATACTGAAGAAAGTAAGCGTAAAGTAAAAGGTACTTTACACTGGGTTTCTGTAAAACACGCCGTAAAAGCTGAGGTTAGAGTGTACGATAGATTATTTTCTGATGAAGCTCCAGATGCTCATAAAGACAAAGATTTTATGGAATTTGTAAATCCTAATTCATTAGAAAAAATTACTGCTTTTGTAGAACCAAGTTTACAAACTGCTAAAATTGGAGAGCAATTTCAATTTCAACGTTTAGGATATTTTAATGTTGATGATGATTCAACTTCAGAGAATTTAGTATTCAATAAAACAGTTGGATTAAGAGATAATTGGGCAAAGAAAGCTTAA
- a CDS encoding succinylglutamate desuccinylase/aspartoacylase family protein — MFTQNFKNGVVEIRGHKIGLGKSELIKIPVDRLPTGTLIEIPVYVFNGTQKGPTVLLQGGLHGDEVNSIELVRRMLIDKNYKINSGCVIVVPLLNVFGFLSLSRDMHGKDVNRSFPGSKKGSLAGRMAYYLMQEITKNVDFAIDFHTGGAQRSNFPQIRYTPNDEDAFELAKIFNAPLLFASKLIPKSFRNQCYKNNIPVIVYEGGESLRLNEDAIQQGINGTLRVLKHFKMIDKNIVIPKNTSVIINKKRMWIRAKVAGLFNPTVKNGAFILKGQILGHIMDTYGETNFAVKAPADGYIIAKNNFPIVNMGDALFHFGNA; from the coding sequence ATGTTTACACAAAACTTTAAAAACGGAGTTGTAGAAATTCGAGGTCATAAAATTGGACTCGGAAAATCTGAACTTATTAAAATTCCTGTAGATAGATTACCAACTGGTACACTTATAGAAATTCCTGTATATGTTTTTAATGGAACACAAAAAGGACCTACCGTTTTATTGCAAGGTGGTTTACATGGTGATGAAGTAAATAGTATTGAATTAGTTCGTAGAATGCTAATTGATAAAAACTATAAAATTAATAGCGGTTGCGTTATTGTAGTACCTTTATTAAACGTTTTTGGATTTTTAAGTTTATCAAGAGATATGCATGGCAAAGATGTTAATAGAAGTTTTCCAGGAAGTAAAAAAGGCTCTTTAGCTGGTAGAATGGCATATTATTTAATGCAAGAAATAACTAAAAATGTTGATTTTGCTATTGATTTTCATACTGGTGGAGCGCAAAGAAGTAATTTTCCGCAAATAAGATATACGCCTAATGATGAAGATGCTTTTGAATTAGCTAAAATATTTAATGCTCCTTTATTATTTGCATCAAAATTAATTCCTAAATCATTTAGAAATCAATGTTATAAAAATAATATTCCTGTAATTGTGTATGAAGGAGGCGAATCTTTACGTTTAAATGAAGATGCAATTCAGCAAGGAATAAACGGAACACTTCGAGTGTTAAAACATTTTAAAATGATTGATAAAAACATTGTAATTCCTAAAAACACTAGCGTTATCATCAATAAAAAACGAATGTGGATTCGTGCTAAAGTTGCAGGTTTGTTTAATCCAACAGTAAAAAACGGAGCATTTATTCTAAAAGGACAAATTTTAGGACATATTATGGATACCTACGGAGAAACAAATTTTGCTGTAAAAGCTCCTGCCGATGGATATATTATTGCTAAAAATAATTTCCCGATTGTAAATATGGGCGATGCGTTATTTCACTTCGGAAATGCCTAA
- a CDS encoding 3-oxoacid CoA-transferase subunit B: protein MALSKQQIAQRIAKELQDKWYVNLGIGIPTLVANYIPKGIEVEFQSENGLLGMGPFPIEGTEDADLINAGKQAVTVLDGGSIFDSATSFAMIRGKHVQLTVLGAMEVAQNGDIANWKIPNKMVKGMGGAMDLVASAENIIVAMMHTNKRGESKILKKCSLPLTGVGCVTKVVTNLAVLEVKNNAFYLLERAPGISIDEIKEATEATLIVEGEIPEMDI from the coding sequence ATGGCTTTATCAAAACAACAAATAGCACAGCGAATAGCAAAAGAATTACAAGATAAATGGTATGTTAATTTAGGAATCGGAATTCCTACGTTAGTGGCTAATTATATTCCTAAAGGAATTGAAGTTGAGTTTCAATCTGAAAATGGTTTATTAGGTATGGGACCTTTTCCAATAGAAGGAACTGAAGATGCTGATTTAATAAACGCAGGAAAACAAGCCGTAACGGTTTTAGATGGTGGGTCTATCTTTGATTCAGCTACAAGTTTTGCTATGATTCGTGGAAAACACGTGCAATTAACTGTTTTAGGGGCAATGGAAGTTGCTCAAAATGGAGATATTGCCAATTGGAAAATCCCCAATAAAATGGTTAAAGGAATGGGGGGAGCAATGGATTTAGTAGCATCGGCAGAAAATATTATTGTAGCTATGATGCACACTAATAAACGTGGCGAATCTAAAATATTAAAAAAATGTTCTTTGCCCTTAACTGGTGTTGGTTGTGTTACAAAAGTAGTTACAAATTTAGCCGTTTTAGAGGTTAAAAATAATGCATTTTACTTATTAGAAAGAGCTCCTGGTATTTCTATTGATGAAATAAAAGAAGCTACCGAAGCAACTTTAATAGTAGAAGGAGAAATTCCTGAAATGGATATTTAA
- a CDS encoding DEAD/DEAH box helicase: MTFKSLGLSDALLKAIEEKGYDTPSPIQAKAIPPILEGKDVLASAQTGTGKTAGFTLPVLQRLADSKHPKYRPVRALVLTPTRELAAQVHDNVREYSKYLDIRSTVVFGGVKAASQIKTLRQGVDILVATPGRLLDLHDQKAVSFKRIDVLILDEADRMLDMGFVRDINKIISFMPEKRQNLMFSATFSTEIKRLASGILRNPVSVEAEPENSTAEKVAQKVYTVDKGKKTEVVINLIKDGNWSQVLIFTRTKHGANKLTEKLIKSGISAAAIHGNKSQGARTKALANFKNNTNRVLVATDIAARGIDIPLLPHVINFELPNVPEDYVHRIGRTGRAGAKGEALSLVCSEETEYQKEIEKILKQKLKTEVIPGYEPKDTAQPKRASTQKKSSTAKKKGVGASHRGGTGAKPKRQRPSNNSRSGSSRSNSSRNRSSENNSGNNSRNSSKRNTRR, encoded by the coding sequence ATGACATTTAAATCTTTAGGATTATCCGATGCTTTATTAAAAGCCATCGAAGAAAAAGGATACGATACCCCATCACCAATTCAAGCAAAAGCAATACCTCCTATTTTAGAAGGAAAAGATGTATTAGCCTCAGCACAAACAGGAACAGGAAAAACTGCAGGTTTTACATTACCTGTTTTACAACGTTTAGCTGACTCTAAACACCCTAAATACAGACCCGTAAGAGCATTAGTACTTACACCAACAAGAGAACTTGCTGCACAAGTTCATGATAATGTAAGAGAATATAGTAAGTACTTAGATATAAGGTCTACCGTAGTTTTTGGAGGTGTAAAAGCCGCTAGCCAAATAAAAACATTACGTCAAGGAGTCGATATATTAGTAGCTACCCCTGGTAGATTATTAGATTTACATGACCAAAAAGCAGTATCTTTTAAAAGAATAGATGTACTTATTTTAGATGAAGCTGATAGAATGTTAGACATGGGTTTTGTTAGAGATATTAACAAAATTATCAGTTTTATGCCTGAAAAACGTCAAAACTTGATGTTTTCTGCAACTTTTTCAACAGAAATTAAACGATTAGCTTCAGGAATTTTAAGAAATCCTGTTTCGGTAGAAGCAGAGCCAGAAAATTCAACTGCCGAAAAAGTAGCTCAAAAAGTATATACTGTTGATAAAGGTAAAAAAACCGAAGTAGTTATCAACTTAATTAAAGATGGTAATTGGAGTCAGGTTTTAATCTTTACAAGAACGAAACACGGTGCTAATAAATTAACTGAAAAGTTAATAAAGTCAGGAATTTCTGCCGCGGCAATCCACGGAAATAAAAGTCAAGGAGCTCGTACAAAAGCATTGGCAAATTTTAAAAATAATACCAACCGAGTATTAGTAGCTACTGATATTGCGGCTCGTGGAATTGATATTCCTTTATTACCACACGTTATTAACTTCGAATTACCAAATGTACCTGAAGATTACGTACACAGAATTGGTAGAACTGGTAGAGCTGGTGCAAAAGGTGAAGCACTTTCATTAGTTTGTAGCGAAGAAACAGAGTATCAAAAAGAAATAGAAAAAATATTAAAGCAAAAGCTAAAAACTGAAGTTATTCCTGGGTATGAACCCAAAGATACGGCACAGCCTAAAAGAGCTTCAACACAAAAGAAAAGTTCAACAGCCAAGAAAAAAGGCGTAGGAGCAAGTCATAGAGGTGGTACTGGTGCAAAACCTAAAAGACAACGTCCTAGTAATAATTCACGAAGTGGCTCTTCACGAAGTAATTCTTCTAGAAATCGTTCTTCTGAAAATAATTCTGGAAATAATTCTCGAAACTCATCAAAAAGAAATACAAGAAGATAA
- a CDS encoding CoA transferase subunit A, with amino-acid sequence MINKKVNSVQEALEGVKDSMTFMLGGFGLCGIPENAIVELVKLNVREVTCISNNAGVDNFGLGLLLQNKQIKKMISSYVGENDEFERQMLSGELEVELTPQGTLAEKCRAAQAGFPAFYTPAGYGTEVAEGKETREFDGKMYVLEPAFKADFAFVKAWKGDTAGNLIFKGTARNFNPNMCGAATITVAEVEELVPVGTLDPNQIHIPGIFVQRIFQGEKYEKRIEQRTVTPKL; translated from the coding sequence ATGATAAATAAAAAAGTAAATAGTGTACAAGAAGCCCTTGAAGGTGTAAAAGACTCGATGACCTTTATGTTAGGAGGTTTTGGTTTGTGTGGAATACCAGAAAATGCAATTGTAGAATTAGTAAAATTAAATGTTAGAGAGGTAACATGTATTTCTAATAACGCAGGTGTTGATAATTTTGGTTTGGGTTTATTACTTCAAAATAAACAAATTAAAAAAATGATTTCTTCGTATGTAGGAGAAAATGATGAATTTGAACGTCAAATGCTTTCTGGTGAATTAGAGGTAGAGCTAACACCCCAAGGAACTTTAGCAGAAAAATGTAGGGCTGCACAAGCTGGTTTTCCTGCTTTTTACACTCCTGCAGGTTACGGAACTGAAGTTGCAGAAGGAAAAGAAACTAGGGAGTTTGATGGTAAAATGTATGTATTAGAACCTGCTTTTAAAGCCGATTTTGCCTTTGTAAAAGCATGGAAAGGTGACACAGCAGGAAATTTAATTTTTAAAGGAACTGCTCGTAATTTTAATCCGAATATGTGTGGAGCAGCAACGATTACTGTTGCTGAGGTTGAAGAGTTAGTGCCAGTAGGGACTTTAGACCCAAATCAAATACATATTCCTGGTATTTTTGTACAGCGTATTTTTCAAGGAGAAAAATATGAAAAGAGAATTGAACAACGAACTGTAACTCCTAAACTGTAA
- a CDS encoding gliding motility lipoprotein GldH translates to MKNSLVIFFLAVFVIISCDSKSVYDTYSTLPEGSWNKNNAIVFTFDIKDSIQKKNLFINLRNNEDYAYSNLFLITQLRFPDGELVVDTLEYDMTDVNGKFLGKGFSGVKENKLFYKKNITFPTTGTHTFKVAQAMRKNGKIEGIKELKGITQVGFRIEKIQ, encoded by the coding sequence ATGAAAAATAGCCTAGTTATCTTTTTTTTAGCTGTTTTTGTAATCATATCTTGTGATTCAAAAAGTGTTTATGATACCTATAGTACGCTACCAGAAGGTTCATGGAATAAAAATAATGCAATTGTATTTACTTTTGATATAAAAGATTCAATACAAAAAAAAAACCTATTTATAAATCTTCGAAATAATGAAGACTATGCTTATAGTAACCTGTTTTTAATAACACAATTACGCTTTCCTGATGGGGAGTTGGTCGTTGACACTTTAGAATATGATATGACAGATGTTAACGGAAAATTTTTAGGAAAAGGCTTTTCAGGAGTTAAAGAAAATAAATTATTTTATAAAAAAAATATAACATTTCCTACTACAGGAACACATACTTTTAAAGTTGCACAAGCTATGAGAAAAAATGGTAAAATAGAAGGTATTAAAGAGCTTAAAGGAATTACACAAGTAGGATTTAGAATTGAAAAAATACAATAA
- a CDS encoding transglycosylase domain-containing protein, translated as MTEHNTTSFSRYIKWFWGILLGGFLFVGLLFLLASWGTFGALPSFEELENPKSDLATEVISSDGKTLGKYYVKANRTPIEYKDLPEVLIKALVATEDERFYEHSGIDFYGTARAISNFGRKGGASTITQQLAKNLFNKGGSSNIFKRLSQKLKEWVVAIKLERQYTKEEIATMYLNTQGFLFNATGIRSAARIYFGKEPKELDIQESAILVAMLKNPRQYNPYRERSKKKSLQRRNVVFAQMAKNEVISQKEKDSLQKLPLKINFTPESHSDGLATYFRENLKQRLKKWAKENPKDNGEFYNIYKDGLKIHVTIDSRMQRYAEEASNEHMANLQSFFFKEQKKNKNAPFYDLEKSQVLNILKRGKRSSTRYRRMKAAGKSEKEIEKSFNTDTDMRVFSWKGDRDTVMTPYDSIRYYKHFLRSGLVSIEPQTGHIKAWVGGISHKYFKYDAVEQQKRQVGSTFKPFVYATAINQLKMSPCDKLPNILYTIPKEKYGMPKDWTPENASNKYGGELSLKQALAGSVNVITAQLIDKVSPINVARLATSAGIKSEIDPNPSIALGAVDLSLIEMVSAYSTFANKGLRVSPMMITRIEDKNGTVLQDFVPKTKEVLSEESAYVVLDLLKGVTQFGSGARLRSGWTRRKDATTGFPYKFTNPIAGKTGTTQNQSDGWFMGVVPNLATGVWTGGEDRATHFKGIGLGQGATMSLPTWGLYMQKCYADKSLNISKKDFEKPSGELTITVNCSEVKKNEDKQNEEGDTDF; from the coding sequence ATGACAGAGCATAACACAACTAGTTTTAGTAGATATATCAAATGGTTTTGGGGCATATTATTAGGTGGATTCCTCTTTGTAGGGCTATTATTTTTATTAGCTTCATGGGGAACTTTTGGAGCGTTACCTTCATTTGAAGAGTTAGAAAACCCTAAAAGTGATTTGGCAACAGAAGTTATTTCTTCGGATGGAAAAACATTAGGAAAATACTATGTAAAAGCTAACAGAACACCAATTGAGTATAAAGATTTGCCTGAGGTTTTAATAAAAGCCTTAGTAGCTACCGAAGATGAACGTTTTTACGAGCATTCAGGTATTGATTTTTATGGTACAGCAAGAGCTATTTCAAATTTTGGAAGAAAAGGAGGTGCGAGTACTATTACACAGCAATTAGCTAAAAACCTTTTTAATAAAGGAGGTTCGAGTAATATTTTTAAGCGCCTTTCTCAAAAATTAAAAGAATGGGTAGTTGCTATAAAATTAGAGCGCCAATATACTAAAGAAGAAATTGCTACTATGTATTTAAATACACAAGGTTTTCTATTTAACGCTACAGGTATTCGTTCTGCTGCACGTATTTATTTTGGTAAAGAACCGAAAGAATTAGATATACAAGAGTCTGCTATTTTAGTAGCGATGTTAAAAAACCCAAGGCAGTATAACCCATATAGAGAGCGTTCTAAAAAAAAATCGTTACAGCGTAGAAATGTGGTTTTTGCTCAAATGGCAAAAAATGAGGTTATCAGCCAAAAAGAAAAAGATTCGTTACAAAAATTACCTTTAAAAATCAATTTTACTCCAGAGAGTCATAGTGATGGATTGGCAACTTATTTTAGAGAAAATTTAAAACAACGTCTTAAAAAATGGGCAAAAGAAAATCCAAAAGATAACGGTGAGTTTTACAATATTTATAAAGATGGTTTAAAAATACACGTAACTATTGATTCTCGCATGCAAAGGTATGCTGAAGAAGCAAGTAATGAGCATATGGCTAATTTGCAATCTTTTTTCTTTAAAGAACAAAAGAAAAATAAAAATGCTCCTTTTTACGATTTAGAAAAATCTCAAGTTTTAAATATTTTAAAACGAGGAAAACGAAGTTCAACACGTTACAGACGTATGAAGGCGGCAGGGAAAAGTGAAAAAGAAATAGAAAAATCGTTTAATACTGATACCGATATGCGTGTGTTTTCATGGAAAGGAGATAGAGATACTGTTATGACTCCCTACGATTCTATTCGTTATTATAAGCATTTTTTACGTTCTGGTTTGGTTTCCATTGAGCCACAAACAGGGCATATTAAAGCGTGGGTAGGAGGTATCAGTCATAAATATTTTAAATATGATGCAGTAGAACAACAAAAACGTCAAGTAGGTTCTACTTTTAAACCTTTTGTATATGCAACAGCGATTAATCAATTAAAAATGTCACCATGCGATAAATTACCTAATATTTTATATACGATTCCAAAGGAAAAATATGGAATGCCAAAAGATTGGACACCTGAAAACGCAAGTAACAAATATGGCGGTGAATTAAGTCTAAAACAAGCTTTAGCAGGTTCTGTAAATGTTATCACAGCACAGTTAATAGATAAGGTATCGCCTATAAATGTGGCACGTTTGGCAACATCCGCAGGTATAAAGTCAGAAATTGATCCAAATCCTTCTATTGCTTTAGGAGCAGTTGATTTATCATTAATAGAAATGGTAAGCGCATATTCAACATTTGCAAATAAAGGATTACGTGTTAGTCCAATGATGATTACCAGAATTGAAGATAAAAATGGAACTGTTTTACAAGATTTTGTACCTAAAACAAAAGAAGTTTTAAGTGAAGAATCAGCTTATGTGGTATTAGATTTATTAAAAGGTGTTACACAGTTTGGTTCAGGTGCAAGATTACGTTCTGGTTGGACTCGAAGAAAAGATGCTACAACAGGTTTTCCGTATAAATTTACTAATCCAATTGCAGGAAAAACAGGAACGACACAAAACCAATCAGACGGTTGGTTTATGGGGGTTGTACCAAATTTAGCAACGGGTGTTTGGACAGGTGGTGAAGATAGAGCAACCCATTTTAAAGGAATCGGTTTAGGACAAGGAGCAACGATGTCATTACCAACATGGGGTTTATATATGCAAAAATGTTATGCAGATAAGTCGTTAAATATAAGTAAAAAAGATTTTGAAAAACCTTCAGGCGAATTAACCATTACCGTTAATTGTAGTGAGGTAAAAAAGAATGAGGATAAACAAAATGAAGAAGGAGATACTGATTTTTAA
- a CDS encoding DUF6973 domain-containing protein, translating into MIKKYVVLILLFTSCFSFSQSSWKKFKKLSSAKKIWIIFHPFKAKKAQRISKEAYRVADSIKKSPVLDGDGAGGQVDAFRHAFWMASLRQEIGKNAARSLGKAHERENYQTYKKRKLEDGVIPDKIATTMDLFNNNIGLSLTKKGVITPKKALISKVIKAIKAGKLKIIKKDANGNFLTCNNTLISKKSLKGKWENNKCLIKSNPIKL; encoded by the coding sequence ATGATAAAAAAATACGTAGTGCTTATTTTACTATTTACCAGCTGTTTCTCTTTTTCACAATCTAGCTGGAAAAAATTTAAAAAATTATCTTCTGCAAAAAAAATATGGATTATTTTTCATCCATTTAAAGCTAAAAAAGCACAGCGAATTTCTAAAGAAGCTTATAGAGTTGCCGATTCTATTAAAAAATCGCCAGTATTAGACGGTGATGGTGCAGGTGGGCAAGTTGATGCCTTTCGTCATGCCTTTTGGATGGCGAGTTTGCGTCAAGAGATAGGAAAAAATGCCGCTCGTTCCTTAGGAAAAGCACACGAAAGAGAAAATTATCAAACCTATAAAAAACGAAAACTAGAAGACGGTGTTATTCCTGATAAAATAGCAACAACAATGGATTTATTTAACAATAATATTGGATTATCGCTTACTAAAAAAGGTGTTATAACGCCTAAGAAAGCATTGATTTCTAAAGTGATTAAAGCTATTAAAGCAGGTAAATTAAAAATTATCAAAAAAGATGCCAACGGAAATTTTTTAACCTGTAATAATACACTTATCTCTAAAAAGTCATTAAAAGGAAAGTGGGAAAACAATAAGTGTTTGATAAAATCTAATCCTATAAAATTATAA
- a CDS encoding aminopeptidase P N-terminal domain-containing protein translates to MKYDPINSSLFIENRKNFMAKMKPNSVAVFNSNDVYPVSADSMLPFEQHRDIFFLSGVDQEESVLLLFPNCPKEHLREVLFVRETNEHIAVWEGAKLTKEKAFATSGIKSVYWLQDLEKVLAEIMALAENVYINTNEHYRASVETETREARFTKWLLAKYPAHSVAKSNPILQHLRSLKNPIELALIQKACDITEKGFRRVLDFIKPGVWEYEIEAEYIHEFIRNRSKRFAYTPIVASGNNANVLHYIENNQQCKAGDLILMDVGAQYANYASDMTRTVPVSGRFSERQKAVYNAVNHVKNEATKLLVPGTIWADYHKEVGKIMTSELLDLKLIDKADVQNEDPNWPAYKKYFMHGTSHHMGLDTHDYGLLHQPMQANMVFTVEPGIYIPEEGFGIRLEDDVVIQENGAPFNLMRNIPIDADEIESIMNK, encoded by the coding sequence ATGAAATACGACCCAATAAACAGTAGCTTATTTATAGAAAATCGCAAAAACTTTATGGCAAAAATGAAGCCAAATAGTGTTGCTGTTTTTAATTCAAACGATGTATATCCTGTAAGTGCAGACAGCATGCTTCCTTTTGAACAACATCGTGATATTTTCTTTTTAAGTGGTGTTGACCAAGAAGAAAGTGTTTTACTTTTATTTCCTAATTGCCCAAAAGAACACTTACGTGAAGTATTATTCGTACGTGAAACAAACGAACATATTGCAGTTTGGGAAGGTGCAAAATTAACCAAAGAAAAAGCATTCGCAACTAGTGGAATCAAAAGTGTTTATTGGTTACAAGATTTAGAAAAAGTACTTGCCGAAATAATGGCACTTGCCGAAAATGTGTACATAAATACCAACGAACATTATCGTGCATCGGTAGAAACAGAAACTCGTGAAGCTCGTTTTACAAAATGGTTATTAGCAAAATATCCTGCACATTCTGTAGCTAAAAGTAACCCTATTTTACAGCATTTACGTTCTTTAAAAAATCCTATTGAATTAGCTTTAATTCAAAAAGCCTGCGATATTACCGAAAAAGGGTTCAGACGTGTCTTAGATTTTATCAAACCTGGGGTTTGGGAGTATGAAATTGAAGCAGAATATATTCATGAATTTATCAGAAATCGTTCTAAAAGATTTGCCTATACGCCAATTGTAGCTTCAGGAAATAACGCCAATGTATTGCATTATATTGAAAATAATCAGCAATGTAAGGCGGGCGATTTAATTTTGATGGATGTAGGCGCACAATATGCCAATTATGCTTCCGATATGACTAGAACCGTGCCTGTTTCTGGTCGTTTTTCGGAACGTCAAAAAGCAGTGTACAATGCGGTAAACCATGTAAAAAATGAAGCTACTAAATTATTAGTCCCTGGAACTATTTGGGCTGATTATCATAAAGAGGTGGGTAAAATAATGACTTCAGAATTGTTAGATTTAAAATTAATCGACAAAGCGGATGTTCAAAATGAAGACCCAAACTGGCCTGCATATAAAAAATATTTTATGCACGGAACTTCGCATCACATGGGCTTAGATACCCACGATTACGGATTATTACATCAGCCAATGCAAGCAAATATGGTGTTTACCGTTGAGCCTGGAATTTATATTCCTGAAGAAGGTTTTGGTATTCGTTTAGAAGACGATGTAGTAATTCAAGAAAATGGTGCGCCGTTTAATTTAATGCGTAACATTCCTATTGATGCTGATGAAATTGAAAGTATTATGAATAAATAA